A part of Aegilops tauschii subsp. strangulata cultivar AL8/78 chromosome 2, Aet v6.0, whole genome shotgun sequence genomic DNA contains:
- the LOC109748485 gene encoding vacuolar iron transporter homolog 5-like: MAANTTKLAAVADAENPAVVCGDVDHFESSFDLAGRANWLRAAVLGANDGLVSTASLMLGVSAVKPDARAMVVSGFAGLLAGACSMAIGEYVSVCSQRDVEIAQLDRDGKRGGDEEKGLPSPAQAAAASALAFSVGAWRP; encoded by the coding sequence ATGGCCGCGAACACCACCAAGCTGGCCGCCGTGGCTGACGCCGAGAACCCGGCTGTTGTGTGCGGCGACGTCGACCACTTCGAGTCGTCCTTCGACTTGGCTGGGCGCGCCAATTGGCTCCGCGCGGCGGTGCTGGGCGCCAACGACGGGCTGGTCTCCACGGCCTCCCTCATGCTCGGCGTCAGCGCCGTCAAGCCCGACGCGCGCGCCATGGTCGTGTCCGGGTTCGCGGGCCTCCTGGCCGGGGCGTGCAGCATGGCCATCGGGGAGTACGTGTCCGTCTGTTCCCAGCGTGACGTGGAGATCGCGCAGCTGGACCGCGATGGCAAGCGCGGCGGCGACGAGGAGAAGGGGCTGCCCAGCCCGGCGCAAGCCGCGGCCGCCTCTGCGCTAGCTTTCTCCGTCGGGGCATGGCGGCCCTAG